A window of the Longimicrobium sp. genome harbors these coding sequences:
- the rplW gene encoding 50S ribosomal protein L23, with protein sequence MRNVSQILVKPLVTEKSHQQLDQHGAYSFVVANDANKVEIAGAIEKQFNVKVKAVRTMRYAGKEKRMGKFMGRKAAWKKAVVTLVEGDSIEIFEGV encoded by the coding sequence ATCCTCGTCAAGCCGCTGGTGACCGAAAAGAGCCACCAGCAGCTCGACCAGCACGGGGCGTACAGCTTCGTGGTGGCCAACGACGCCAACAAGGTCGAGATCGCCGGCGCGATCGAGAAGCAGTTCAACGTGAAGGTCAAGGCCGTCCGCACCATGCGCTATGCCGGCAAGGAAAAGCGCATGGGCAAGTTCATGGGCCGCAAGGCCGCCTGGAAGAAGGCCGTGGTCACGCTGGTCGAGGGCGACTCGATCGAGATCTTCGAGGGAGTGTAA